One window of the Allosaccharopolyspora coralli genome contains the following:
- a CDS encoding IS5 family transposase, which produces MTDAQWAVIEPLLPTPGWLAGRGGRRAKHCRREIVDAILYVVDNGIKWRALPADFPPWSTVYNHFADWERQEATQDLLDALRDRARLTEGRHAAPSAGIIDSASVKAAETVGAGTRGFDAGKKINGRKRHIAVDTAGLLICVLVTGAGVQDRVAARHLLTRLRYLCPSVRHLWADSGYTGTLIDWARTLFGISIDIVAKLAGQVGFVVLHRRWVVERSLAWINQHRRCVRDYERLPQHHEAIVRWAMIHTTSKRLTQD; this is translated from the coding sequence ATGACCGATGCTCAGTGGGCTGTGATCGAGCCGTTACTGCCGACGCCGGGGTGGCTGGCCGGTCGGGGTGGCCGCCGGGCCAAGCACTGCCGCCGCGAGATCGTCGACGCGATTCTGTACGTGGTCGACAACGGGATCAAATGGCGCGCCCTGCCAGCGGATTTCCCGCCGTGGTCCACTGTGTACAACCACTTCGCCGACTGGGAACGGCAGGAAGCCACCCAGGACCTGCTTGACGCTCTGCGAGACCGAGCACGGCTGACCGAAGGTCGTCACGCCGCTCCGAGCGCGGGCATCATCGACTCGGCCTCGGTCAAAGCCGCCGAGACCGTCGGTGCCGGTACCCGCGGGTTCGACGCGGGAAAGAAGATCAACGGCCGTAAACGCCACATCGCTGTGGATACCGCTGGCCTGCTGATCTGCGTGCTGGTCACCGGCGCCGGCGTCCAAGACCGCGTCGCCGCCCGGCACCTCCTCACACGGCTGCGTTACCTCTGCCCGAGCGTGCGGCACCTGTGGGCCGACTCCGGCTACACCGGCACCCTGATCGACTGGGCCAGAACCCTGTTCGGGATCAGCATCGACATCGTCGCCAAACTCGCAGGCCAAGTCGGCTTCGTCGTCCTACACCGCAGATGGGTCGTCGAACGCAGCCTCGCCTGGATCAACCAGCACCGCCGCTGCGTACGCGACTACGAACGCCTACCCCAACACCACGAAGCCATCGTCCGCTGGGCCATGATCCACAC
- a CDS encoding IS256 family transposase, which yields MLSVVPDPTSGNDGSTQGSSPSSLLDEIAREGARRMLAEALQAEVDAYISQHSGERDEHGHRLVVRNGSHQPREVLTSSGAVEVTAPRVNDKRIDPDTGERKRFSSAILPPWARKSPKITEVLPLLYLHGLSSGDFVPALGQFLGSTKGLSSTVITKLTEQWKAEQRAFAARDLSAVDYVYVWADGIHVNIRLDEHKLCLLVLIGVRADGRKELITLADGYRESTESWADVLRDCARRGMRAPTLAIGDGALGFWGALREVFPTTAEQRCWFHKTGNVLAALPKSAQPGAKKALAEIWNAEDKHHAREAVTAFETTYGAKFPKAVAKLTDDLDELLAFFDYPAEHWQHLRTTNPIESTFATVRHRTKVTKGPGSRAAGLAMAFKLIESAQTRWRAINAPHLVALVRAGARFTAGQLIERPDDHAPPSAA from the coding sequence ATGCTTAGCGTAGTCCCTGATCCCACTTCTGGTAATGATGGCTCGACACAGGGCTCGTCGCCCTCGTCGTTGCTGGATGAGATTGCTCGTGAGGGTGCTCGGCGGATGTTGGCTGAGGCTCTGCAGGCCGAGGTGGATGCCTATATCTCCCAGCACTCCGGAGAGCGTGACGAGCACGGTCACCGGCTGGTGGTGCGCAACGGCTCGCACCAACCGCGTGAGGTGCTGACCAGCTCCGGTGCTGTCGAGGTCACCGCCCCGCGGGTCAATGACAAGCGCATCGACCCCGACACTGGCGAGCGCAAGCGGTTCTCCTCGGCGATCCTGCCGCCGTGGGCCCGCAAGTCACCCAAGATCACCGAGGTGTTGCCGCTGCTGTACCTGCACGGCCTCTCGTCCGGGGATTTCGTGCCCGCGCTGGGACAGTTCCTCGGCTCGACCAAGGGCCTGTCGTCGACGGTGATCACGAAGCTCACCGAGCAGTGGAAGGCCGAACAACGAGCCTTCGCCGCACGCGATCTGTCCGCAGTGGACTACGTGTATGTGTGGGCCGACGGCATTCACGTCAACATCCGCCTCGACGAGCACAAACTCTGCCTGCTGGTGCTCATCGGTGTCCGCGCCGACGGCCGCAAGGAACTCATCACGCTGGCCGATGGCTACCGCGAGTCCACCGAGTCCTGGGCCGATGTGCTGCGCGATTGCGCCCGCCGCGGCATGCGCGCCCCGACCCTGGCCATCGGCGACGGGGCCCTCGGGTTCTGGGGCGCACTGCGCGAGGTCTTCCCGACCACGGCCGAGCAGCGGTGCTGGTTCCACAAGACCGGCAACGTGCTGGCCGCCCTGCCGAAATCCGCCCAACCCGGCGCGAAAAAGGCCCTGGCCGAGATCTGGAACGCCGAGGACAAACACCACGCGCGTGAGGCCGTGACCGCCTTCGAGACCACCTACGGCGCGAAGTTTCCCAAGGCCGTCGCCAAGCTCACCGACGACCTCGACGAGCTACTCGCGTTCTTCGACTACCCGGCCGAACACTGGCAACACCTGCGCACCACCAACCCGATCGAGTCGACCTTCGCGACCGTGCGGCATCGAACGAAGGTCACCAAGGGACCCGGCTCGCGGGCTGCCGGGCTGGCCATGGCATTCAAGCTCATCGAATCCGCCCAAACCCGCTGGCGCGCGATCAACGCACCCCACCTCGTGGCCCTCGTCCGCGCCGGCGCCCGCTTCACAGCCGGCCAACTCATCGAACGCCCCGACGACCACGCCCCACCCTCAGCAGCCTAA